TCAAGAGCAACCTAAATTTTAAATTATCTAAAACTTTCACTACAATACTGGAGCGCTTTATAAAGCATTATGAGTACAAAGCAATTGGTTTTAAGGATATTCAATTTGATGGTCAAATAATCGCCAATAGACATTTGTTAAAAATGGATTTCTTGAAAAGGCAAAAGAGCTCTGTATCCATTGAAAAACGTTTAAAGCACACAGAAACCAAAATACTAAATAAGATTTTAGAGCTTAGGAAAAATAGGCTTTCAAAAATAGAAAAAATAGTATATGAAAAGCACCCTTTTGATTCAAAAGCTTTTGCAAGACTAATGCACACAAAGCAAAGTAAATCTTTAATTAGAGATATTTACAGTTTTACAAGAATAGACTATCTATCTTTATACCGAACTTTATTTCAAGACAAGGAATTATTTCTTCGCCTTGCATCCGGACTTAATTTGCCACCAAATATTATTGAAATACTAAATTTTTCAAATAAAAGACTAGCGGAAAATAGCTTGCATTATGAAGATGGAATTGCTTTATTGTATTTAAATTTAAAAATAGCAGGTTGTTCTGCATATTCAAACATTAAGCAAGTTGTAGTAGACGAAGCACAGGACTACCATCCTATTCATTATGAGATTTTAAAAATTCTCTTTCCTGATGCAAGGTATACAGTTACTGGCGATATCAATCAGACAATCGAAAAAAAAGCCAACCTTTCTATATATGACGACATTAAGAGAATTTTAGATAAACCTAAAGCTTCAACTGCATATATAAATAAAAGCTTCCGTTGTTCCCATGAAATCATCGCTTTCAGCCAAAAGTTTATCGAAAATGACATAAGTATAGAGAGTTTTGACAGACATAGTATCCCACCAAAAGTAGTCCACAGACCAACAGTAAACCAATTAATAAATGCCATGCTAGAAGATATAGATAACAGCAAAAACTTAGGATATTCTTCCATAGCCATTATATGCAAAAGTATGAAACAAGCGATAAAACTCTACAATAGCATAAAAGAGCGGATTGATGTACACCTAATAGATAAAGATACCCCTTATACTTTAACAGGTATACTAGTAGTTCCCATTTATATGGCAAAGGGCCTGGAGTTTGATGCGGTAATTGTAGCTGATACCGACGATAATAATTACAAAACTAGCGATGATAAAAATTTGCTTTACATAGCCTGTACTAGGGCACTTCACAAGTTATCACTATATTACACAGGCAACAAAAGTAAATTTTTACAATAACATTGCTACAAATAGAAACCAGCTATCAAAACTTAATTTTGATAGCTGGTTTCTATTTGTATATTTTATACTACAACCTCAACTTCATTGCTCAACTCTATAGTGTTTCCGATGTTGCAGATATAAGCATGTATTGATACTTCTTCGTTGTAAGCTTCTGTTAAAGCTTTGCTAAACAATGGGTCTGTTTTTAAGTTAGGTGAAAAGCTTTTGGCGTCATTACGTTGTATCATAAACAGGACTTTTGCCTTATATCCTTCTTTTATACTTTGTGTTAATTCTTGTAGATGCCTTGTACCCCGAGATGTTGGTGCATCAGGGAATTTAGCTATGCCATTTTCAACTAAAGTAACCGATTTAACTTCTATAAGAGTCTTTTCCCCTGTTTCTTCTTCGACCAAAAAGTCCATCCTACTTTTCCCATAGGTATATTCACGTCTAATATTTGTTAGTTGATCAAAGCCAGGCATTTTGTTTTCTGTAAGCAGGTTTTCCACAAACCTATTTGGCATTTGGGAATCCAGCGAAACCCTTACCCCATCAACAGTATCAACCTGCAAAAGATCAAACTTTGTTTTTCTATTGTCCGCCCGTTCAGCCTTGCGAACATACACAGTTGCATCTGGTAATAAAAGCTCTTTTAATCTTCCCGAGGTAGGAAGATGGCAGGTCAGTATCTCACCGTTATAAAGTACATCACAGCTAAACCTATTGTTACGTTTGACAAAGGCAGCTTTTAACAGCTGCCCTTTTATTTTTAAACTACCCATTTACAGCAACCTCTCTATGACAAAGTAGATCGTAGGTGATATCATTAAGGTAATTGATACAACAGCTAACACCAGCACAAAGTTCTGTAATTTTTTGTTGTTTTGTTTTTCGGCCCTTGTGTAAGCATAGTAAAGCATACCTGCTGAAAGCAGAACAAAAAACGGCCTATAAGGTGCTATACTGGACACAAACGATAGTGTTACTCCACTGAGACCCAGGGAGATAATTATTACTGGTCCTAGTCAACATAACATGGCAAAAAAAGATGGTATCAAGGATAATATCGCTGATATTTTTTCTTTCATTAAATTGCCTCCTTTTTTGACAACAAATATGAATTGCCTTAATATATTTTTAACGGCATATTTACGGAGTGATTAAAATGATTGTACTACAATGTAAAGATATAGTTAAATATTTTGATGGTGAACCGTTATTTTCTAACGTTTCCCTTCAAATACATCAAGGAGAAAAAATAGCACTTGTTGGTGAAAATGGTAGCGGCAAAACTACACTCTTTAATATTTTAAATGGTACATTAGATTGCGATGACGGTCAAATCTTTTCTGCTAAAAATATTACCACAGGTTTTCAGACTCAACACCACGATTTAGACCAAAACCTTACTCCTATTGAAGAATTGCGCAAAGTTTTCAAGCACTTAATTCAGTTAAACAATGAAATCCGAGTTATAGAGCAACAGATGTCTACCGCAAAAAGTGAAAACTTAGAAAAATTAATGGAAAAATACGGGGCTCTTACTGAAAAGTTTGAAAATCATGGAGGATATAGGTACGAAAGTGACATTGTAGGAGTCTTAAGAGGTTTAGGCTTTTCACAAAATGAGTTAAATAAAAAAATACATCAATATAGTGGCGGTCAACAAAGCAGAATTTCATTAGCTAAGCTTTTGCTAAAAAAACCTGACTTGCTTTTTCTAGATGAACCTACCAACCACCTTGATATCAACGGGGTGCTGTGGCTAGAAAACTTTCTGAAAGAGTATAAGGGTGCAGTATTTTTGATTTCCCACGATCGCCAGTTTCTAGATAACATAGTAAGCAAAACTCTGCATTTACACGGTGGAGACCTTATGAGCTATGCTGGGAATTACTCTTTTTATATTAGGGAAAGAAAAGCCTGGGAACAAAGGTTAATTAAAGAACATCAAAAACAACAACAACACATAAAAAAAACAGAAGAATTTATCAGACGTAACATTGCTGGCCAAAAAACTAAACAGGCCCAAAGCAGACGAAAACAGTTAGAGAAGTTAGAAAAGGTTAACCTCTTTTCTAACGAACATACTACAGACTTCTTCTTTAACATAGATTCAAGCAGCGGACGCTTTGTGGCCACCGTCAAAAACCTTTGTTTTTCTTATAATCACATACCCATTTTCAATGATATTAATTTTAACATAGAACGTAATGACAAGGTAGGTCTTGTAGGTCCAAACGGATGCGGAAAAACCACTTTGCTCAACTTATTGGCTCAAAAGCTTTCCCCTGATAAAGGAGAAATCATTATTGGACATAATGTGCAAATAAGCTACTTCAGTCAGCAAAGAGATGATCTTACACCATCAAATACAGTCATCGAAGAAATTTGGAGTGTAAAACCTGGCTGGAAAGAGGGTCAGGTACGGGCATATATGGCAAAATTTTTGTTTACTCAAGATGATGTTTTCAATCACATTTCTTCTTTGAGTGGTGGTGAACAAAGTAGGTTAGCTCTAGCAAAGTTGATTTTAGGAAAAAGCAATTTTATTATACTTGATGAACCCACTAATCATCTAGATATAAAAAGTAAAGAAGTTTTGGAAGATGCTTTGCAAGATTATCCTGGAACACTATTAGTTGTTTCACATGATAGATATTTTTTAAATAAAATCACAAATAAAACTATTGCTTTAAAAAATGGAAATGCTCGAACTTTTTTAGGTGACTTTGATTATTACCAACAAAAAATAGCTGAAGAACGCTGGGAAAAAGAACAAAAACAAAAACGTGTCGAAAAATCTACAAAAACTAAAACTAAGCCAACGAAAAGCATAGTTAAAAAAATCAAGGACCAGATCTCTCAAGTAGAACAGAGTATTTTTGAAACTGAAGAACAAATAAAAAGCCTAGAAGCTGAACTATGTAAAGAAGAGGTTTATAAAAATCACAAAAAAAATCTAGATGTTAATAAAAAATATGAAGCACAAAAAGAAAAATTATCGTACCTTTTTTCTCGTTGGGAAGAGCTAGAAGATCAACTATCTAAAACGGTCGCCCAAGATTGACGAAGGCATGGAGGTTTAGGGTTTATTATCAGTGCAGCAGTAAAAGAGTTTGCTGGCTGTTGAGCAGAGGAAATAATAATCTGAAATTTTAAAGCAGCAAAAGTCTTAAAAGACTAGCGCTGCTTTTTTGTTGCTATTATTGTTTGAACGGTAACTTTTCAGAGCACAAACAATATAATATTGGTAAAGTTAAAAAAAGCATAGAAATAGCTGCAGTAACAATTCCTGAATCGTTTAATAATAAAGCTGTAAAGCTACCAGCTAAAATCCCTCTTATAGCTAAATAGTATTTTTTCTCTTTATGGTATAACAATTTTTGAGGTGGATAAAAACCCAAAAATATTATCGCTATCAATAACACAAAAAACACTCTACTCCAAATGCTATACTGAATTAGTTTGAAATTCATGGACAGTTTTCTTGAGGCGGTCATTATAACATCTTCTATAACATTCTCGCCCGCAAATAAGTTGCCTATATGAGTTGGATTACTGCTAGTTATATTAAAAAATATCAAAAGCATTAGAATTATAAGGCCTGCTGCTCCTATAGTGGCCAATGTCTTTAGCAATCCTTTTTTTCGGTTATAATCAACTAATACCATTGCAAAACCAACAGCCAAGGCTAATGTTCCCCCAAAATTTGTTCCCCAAAACGGAGCCATGGTTACAAAAAGTACACCGGAATATATTATATACAACCAGAAACTTTTTTGTTTTTTATACAAAGGATAGGTGGCTAAAATTGTTCCCCCCAAGAGAACACCAATATATTCATTACCTATACCATAAAACCTAGCACCACCTATAACATCGTATCCTAGTACTGACTGTTTTTGTAGAAAATTATCTAAAAAAGTGTCAATAATAACCACAACCACTGTAGCTGTCGCCGTAAAAACCAACCTGTTAATTGGCTCGTTATAAACAATTGTAGTTGTATAAGCTAATATAATGCTGATTAGAATAAATATTACAGTAGATATATAAATAGGGGCAACTGGTAAAAAAGCCATAATTAAAAATGCCAAAGGCCCCCATAGTAGTGTTAATATAGGTAAAAGTAATAGCTCTAGTTTAATAGCTTTTATTTTAAAGTTTAGCATAATAAAAATAACTAAAATCATTATCAAAGTCACGTAGAAATGTACTAAAAAGGGACGTTGACTATAAACTGTGTTTATTCTTTTAACCATTGACATAACTTCTTCTTTTTGCTCTGCCTGACTTTTAGCAGTAGCAACCTGCCCAAACATATTATCAGCTTTAATATCATAAAAACTTAATAATGTTGGTGCTATATCCAAACTTGTTACAACCCCTGGCCGCTTTGTAGACCCAGAAGTTAATAGGCCTGCCTCTCCACCTTGGTTATAGTGGTATATTGTGGGGATAAACTCATTGTACTCCTCTTGTCTCCAGCGAGGAACGTTAAATGTCAAAATCAATATATTATCATCTTCATTAAACTTAGATAGTATATACTCAAAAAGAGGGTCCATCCTTTGAATGCTATCCTTTGTCAAATTCTCCACTGTTTGCTGTGTATAGTTAAAATAATGTTCATCCAATCTATATGTGTCACCAGTATCTATTAAATATATATCAGCACTATTTTGATGCTGATCTAGATAATTAACCATTCGGTTATAATCGGTTTTTTTACCTCCAACAAATTTTTGAGTATCAATCAAAATATTTTCATCTACCTTGCCTATAGGAACTTGGCCAGCATTATCAGCCACTATCCAGGCAGCGTGCCTTTGCTGCTCAATTGAGTCAGAATTTCCTACGACTAAAGGCACTAAGTGGTGCTTTTTAAGCTTTTCGCCCAATGCACCGACTTTCACAGGATGCATTAGTTCATCATTCTGATGCTTCACATGATTTATAAACGGATTAACTACACCATCTACTGGTACAGATACACCAGGGTTAAATGTTAAGTATAAAGAAGAGGCTAACATCTCATCTTTTTTTTCTTGACTGTTAAAAAAAAGCTCCCCTTGAGCTCCTACCGCTCTGCTTGACGCTCCTATTGTAAGCGCATTGTTTATGCTACTCCTACCACTGGCTGTATTATTAGCCATTATACCCCAGCTGCTATTTTCCAGTATATAAGATAGATTTTCACCAGCATATTCCTCTAGTTGTTCAGGTGAGACCCTATCTATAATAACTACATAAGTCTTAGGCACATTTTTATTTTCTGCAACAACATCTAAGGCTGTAAAGTTTACAAGGAGAAACATTAATAATACTATAAAAGCTATTCTTTTCAAATTAACACCTTCTTTAAACTCACATTAATTTTTTTTTTGATTATAAACCTGCATGGTTTCTTTATACATTGCTTCTAATGAGAAGTTATTTTTTACATACCCTCTGTTTACTCTTAATCTTTCCCTTTGTTTTTTTTGTTGGATTAACTTCTGTAATGCATCCTTTAAATTGTCAATATTATTTTTTTCCACTATCAAACCATTTTTATTATGCATAATTATTTCCTTTAATCCACCGGCGTCACTGGCTATTACTGGTATATCTAAAGCCATAGCTTCAAGCACAGTTATGCCAAAACCTTCGCTCAACGAAGGTTGTACAAAAATATCAAATCTTGACATCTTGACATAAGGACTGTTTAAATATCCATAAAAAACAACTCTATCTTTGACTGGCTGAGCTTGCTTTTGCAGAGTAGTTTTACCTGGCCCATCACCAATTATATGAAGATAAATATTGCGGTGCTCCTTGGAAAGTTTGATAAAAGCATCAACTAAAATATGTATTCCTTTAATCTGAGTTAAGCGCCCACAACAACCTATATTAACAGCATCGGTTGTTTCTTTGTTAATTAAAGGGGGAAGAGATATGCCGTTATAAATAACTTTTACCTTCTTTTTTTTAGCGAGAGGTTTTATATATTCTTTCAAGTGTTTAGATACACATATAATTTCATCAACACCCTTCACGCTCTGAGAAAACCCTCTAGCAATAAATCCTTTCTTTTTACCTTGGAGATGTTCTAGGTCATTGTGAACAGTGACTATTTTATTAGCTTTTTCAAAGGGATACAAAGCATAAAGAGTAGCCTTAAAGCCATGAAAATGAATTATATCTGGAGAAAAGTTATCCACCATTTTTATGTAACTATATATCGATTTAAGCCCACCTTTAAAATCTAGCTTAACCTTGATTGTCTCAGTCTGATGACCTTCTTTTTCTAAAAAATAGTTAAGGTCTTTTATGTGCTTTTCAATTCCACCCACAGCATCACTTTTAACAATTAACACCTTCATAATAAAGTCCCCCATATTTATATATACTCATTATATTCTAGCCTAGCAAGAATAATTTATACTACAATTGGGTACAGCAAAATAAAAAAACATCGTTTTGCATTTTTACACTTACTTATACAAGTCGATAAGTCTAAAATTTTGGTATTTTTCTAACAAAAATAAGTGAAAGGATAAATGTATTAAAATAGACCATTACTGGTCTATTTTAATACATTTATCCTTTAATTCTTTAGAAATGCTATGGGAGATTTTCCAAACATCTCCCGCTCCCATTGTAACTATAATACATTTTTTGAGTAAGTCTTTTTGTATCATCTCTATGCATTGGTTATGTGTATCAGTATATACAACTTGTGTAGTTTTGCGCTGTTTTATTACCTGAGCAAGGTTTTTTGATGTTATTTTTTCAATTGTCTTTTCTCCTGCTGAAAATATCGGTAGCAAGTAAACTTTATCCGCATAATCAAATGCTTCGCTAAACTCCTTAAATAAAAAAGAAGTTCTGGTATACCGTTGCGGCTGAAATATAGCTATAACAGGTGCATTAAATTCCTTTGCCGCTGTAAGAGTAGATTGGATTTCCGTCGGGTGATGGGCATAGTCATCTACTATTATTTTTTCTTCGTTTTTATACAGTATCTCAAACCTTCTTTTAACACCTTTAAAGTTTTTTAAAGTTTCGGCCATATTTTTTACGCTTACTCCTAGCTGATAACATAACGCAATCGCAGCTAAAGAGTTTAAAACATTATGTCTCCCGGGAACATTGAGCTTTATCCTCCCTCTAGGAGTTCCTTTAATAAACAAATCAAAAGACGCTGTTCCTCTATAAAATGAACAATTAGCAGCTGAGAAATGATTTTTCTCATTCAGCCCAAATGTTATTATTTCTCTATCTAGGATATCTAATTCTTTTATAACTGGATCGTCACCGTTTACGACTAAATACCCTAATTTTGCAATATTTCCGATAAACTTTTCGTATGATCTTATTAGCCTACCAAAACTTCCTCCATAGTTGTCTAAATGATCTGCCTCAATATTAGTTAGCACTGCGGCATAAGGCCTATACTGTAAAAATGAGCGATCGCTTTCACAGGCTTCAGCTACTATATAACAAGAACTGCCCACCCTAGCGTTTCCGTTAAAATGCTCAATTTCTCCCCCTATAAAAGCTGTAGGGTCCATACCAGCCTTTGCCAAAATAAGTGAAATCATTGAAGTAGTGGTAGTCTTCCCGTGGGCCCCTGCAATGGCAATACCTTTTCTGCTATTTAAAAACTGTGCTAATACATCAGCCCTGTGATATATTGGTAACTTTCTTTTTTTGGCTTCGAGAAGCTCGACGTTATCATCTCCTATGGCTGTTGAATATATCACCGCATCTGCATCTTGTAAGTTTTTCGCTTCATGTTCAAAGTAAATTTTTGCCCCATCTTCCTCGAGTCCTTTAGTCAATGCCGACTGTTTTATATCTGAACCAGAAACTTTATGCCCCCATGCAAGCAATATTTTGGCAATCGCACTCATTCCATATCCGCCTATGCCAATAAGGTGTATTTTATCGTAGGGAATAGTCATCCTTAACCACCTCTTTTTAATATTTAACTTTCTTTATGTTATTAAGGTATGATATTTGCCTAAGTATGTTCATGAGAATAAAAGGTAATTTTATAAATTTAAATAAAGTAAAGAGCGCTAGTTGGATAGGGTTGATCATAATAAGTTCTGCTGGGAGCACTGTAGTGCTCCCATACGCATTCGCTCTGTACATCATATGGGGGACTTCTATATTAGCAGCCACTTTCTGATGGGTCGGCACGGAGGCACGACCCCTACCTTCGCGAGGGGAATGGCTGTCGTTAGAAGCTTCTGTACTGCATACTGAAGGCGCTCATAATATTATTGGAGGGTTTGATTGGCGGGAAGCGTTTTGGAACCATGTGAAGGCTTTTATGGCGTTGGCCATCCCAAATTGATTTAGCAGAGCCAGTATCCAACCTTACTGGCGACCCATAAGCCATAAAAGACAAGCATTGGTGAAACAGCTGATCACCACCCCAAAGCCCGGAGATAATATTATG
This genomic interval from Proteinivorax tanatarense contains the following:
- a CDS encoding HelD family protein is translated as MKLSVKGDDVIKKDWLKLEKAYLEKTVKIIKDRLEREQDSMAGKKKDLVATRADMYENTAKTPNDIGRLTEMVQHLTPMQIQTSDYKQTTKRITKYEKLLKSPYFARIDFIEEGYDKESIYIGIGNLEDNNDIYVYDWRVPISSIFYRYELGEACYQAPSGIIKGKVTLKLQYEIKDGQLEYFFDSNVSVMDNILKKALSSNTSSKMKNIVETIQREQDKIIRDIENDLIIVQGVAGSGKTSIALHRVAFLLYQGLKEKLSHNNIILISPNFLFGEYIENVLPELGEENITSCTFEDIFSTALQNTVTIKSRDSLLESIITCKSENHKQLLKSNLNFKLSKTFTTILERFIKHYEYKAIGFKDIQFDGQIIANRHLLKMDFLKRQKSSVSIEKRLKHTETKILNKILELRKNRLSKIEKIVYEKHPFDSKAFARLMHTKQSKSLIRDIYSFTRIDYLSLYRTLFQDKELFLRLASGLNLPPNIIEILNFSNKRLAENSLHYEDGIALLYLNLKIAGCSAYSNIKQVVVDEAQDYHPIHYEILKILFPDARYTVTGDINQTIEKKANLSIYDDIKRILDKPKASTAYINKSFRCSHEIIAFSQKFIENDISIESFDRHSIPPKVVHRPTVNQLINAMLEDIDNSKNLGYSSIAIICKSMKQAIKLYNSIKERIDVHLIDKDTPYTLTGILVVPIYMAKGLEFDAVIVADTDDNNYKTSDDKNLLYIACTRALHKLSLYYTGNKSKFLQ
- the sfsA gene encoding DNA/RNA nuclease SfsA, whose amino-acid sequence is MGSLKIKGQLLKAAFVKRNNRFSCDVLYNGEILTCHLPTSGRLKELLLPDATVYVRKAERADNRKTKFDLLQVDTVDGVRVSLDSQMPNRFVENLLTENKMPGFDQLTNIRREYTYGKSRMDFLVEEETGEKTLIEVKSVTLVENGIAKFPDAPTSRGTRHLQELTQSIKEGYKAKVLFMIQRNDAKSFSPNLKTDPLFSKALTEAYNEEVSIHAYICNIGNTIELSNEVEVVV
- a CDS encoding ABC-F family ATP-binding cassette domain-containing protein, which gives rise to MLWLENFLKEYKGAVFLISHDRQFLDNIVSKTLHLHGGDLMSYAGNYSFYIRERKAWEQRLIKEHQKQQQHIKKTEEFIRRNIAGQKTKQAQSRRKQLEKLEKVNLFSNEHTTDFFFNIDSSSGRFVATVKNLCFSYNHIPIFNDINFNIERNDKVGLVGPNGCGKTTLLNLLAQKLSPDKGEIIIGHNVQISYFSQQRDDLTPSNTVIEEIWSVKPGWKEGQVRAYMAKFLFTQDDVFNHISSLSGGEQSRLALAKLILGKSNFIILDEPTNHLDIKSKEVLEDALQDYPGTLLVVSHDRYFLNKITNKTIALKNGNARTFLGDFDYYQQKIAEERWEKEQKQKRVEKSTKTKTKPTKSIVKKIKDQISQVEQSIFETEEQIKSLEAELCKEEVYKNHKKNLDVNKKYEAQKEKLSYLFSRWEELEDQLSKTVAQD
- a CDS encoding glycosyltransferase family 4 protein, producing MKVLIVKSDAVGGIEKHIKDLNYFLEKEGHQTETIKVKLDFKGGLKSIYSYIKMVDNFSPDIIHFHGFKATLYALYPFEKANKIVTVHNDLEHLQGKKKGFIARGFSQSVKGVDEIICVSKHLKEYIKPLAKKKKVKVIYNGISLPPLINKETTDAVNIGCCGRLTQIKGIHILVDAFIKLSKEHRNIYLHIIGDGPGKTTLQKQAQPVKDRVVFYGYLNSPYVKMSRFDIFVQPSLSEGFGITVLEAMALDIPVIASDAGGLKEIIMHNKNGLIVEKNNIDNLKDALQKLIQQKKQRERLRVNRGYVKNNFSLEAMYKETMQVYNQKKN
- the murC gene encoding UDP-N-acetylmuramate--L-alanine ligase, encoding MTIPYDKIHLIGIGGYGMSAIAKILLAWGHKVSGSDIKQSALTKGLEEDGAKIYFEHEAKNLQDADAVIYSTAIGDDNVELLEAKKRKLPIYHRADVLAQFLNSRKGIAIAGAHGKTTTTSMISLILAKAGMDPTAFIGGEIEHFNGNARVGSSCYIVAEACESDRSFLQYRPYAAVLTNIEADHLDNYGGSFGRLIRSYEKFIGNIAKLGYLVVNGDDPVIKELDILDREIITFGLNEKNHFSAANCSFYRGTASFDLFIKGTPRGRIKLNVPGRHNVLNSLAAIALCYQLGVSVKNMAETLKNFKGVKRRFEILYKNEEKIIVDDYAHHPTEIQSTLTAAKEFNAPVIAIFQPQRYTRTSFLFKEFSEAFDYADKVYLLPIFSAGEKTIEKITSKNLAQVIKQRKTTQVVYTDTHNQCIEMIQKDLLKKCIIVTMGAGDVWKISHSISKELKDKCIKIDQ